The DNA sequence ATCAACGCCCCCGAGGCGCGGATGTACCTCTCCCGACAACTCTACGAGGAAGCCCTGCACGTCCAGTTTTACCTGACGCTGCTGGACACCTACGTGCCCGACCCCGCAGATCGCCACGCCGCTTTTGCTGCCATCGAGAACATCCCCTCCATTCGCACCAAGGCCGAGTTTTGCATGCGATGGATAGACTCGATCGACGAGCTCGATCGCCTGGAGACCCGTGCTCACCGGCGTCAATTTCTACTCAACCTTATTTGTTTCGCCGCCTGCATCGAAGGACTCTTCTTCTTCGGCGCCTTCGCCTACGTGTACTACCTCCGATCTCGCGGGCTACTCCACGGACTGGCCGCAGGCACCAGCTGGGTCTTTCGCGACGAGAGCGCACACATGGCCTTTGCCTTCGAGGTCGTTCAGACCGTACGTCGAGAGGAGCCCGAACTCTTCGACGCCTCGCTCACCGACGACGTCCACACCATGCTGCGTGAAGCCGTCGCCTGTGAGACACAATTCGCCGAAGACCTCCTGGGTAGCGGCGTCGCCGGGCTGACCGTGGCCGACATTCGCGCCTACCTCGAGCACTGCGCCGATCAACGCCTGCACACCCTCGGGATGCCCGCGCTCTACGGCACGAAGAACCCGCTCGCGTTCATGGAGCTGCAAGATGTGCAAGAGGTCACGAACTTCTTCGAGCGCCGTGTCTCTGCCTATCAAGTTGCCGTCGGCGGCGAAGTGAGCTTCGACGAAACCTTCTAAGCGCCCGACCAGCTCCGCCGGTGAACCAGGGAGCAGCTCCGCGCCTCGACGTGCGCTGCCCCCTGGCGTCACCGGCGAACGAAGGGAACGAGCGGATAAACCCAATGCTGGGCCGGCAGGATGTTTGCTGGCGCGGCGGGGACCGGACCGTCAGGCCTCGACGCGTTGCGAGCGTACAAGGCGACGTCCTACCACATTGAAACATCGAAAAAACTCTTCGTGAACCTGCATGTGCGCAGCGCCAGCAAGCTCCTCAAAGCGTGACCGCTCCAGCATGTGAAAACCATGAGTGAGTCGCGCCTTGAGGAGTTCGAGCCGGTCGGCACTCACTCCGGAGGCGCTTGAACATTTCAGATGTGCGTCTACCAGTAGCGAGCCCTCATGAGTGGAGCACTCAATCTCCGTCACTAAGGCCGAGGCGCCGTGGGCCATTGCCCCTGCGATGTCACAGAGAAAAGAGGCCCGAGCCCCGTCGTCCGGGATCAGGTGCCCCACAAGCGTTGACACCACCGCATCGTAGGGCTGCTCCACGACAAACCTGTTGAGTTCGCACGCATTCACCCGAACCCGAGACTCCAGGCCTGCCTTCCGAATCGCAGTCGCCGCATGCTCAATCATCTCACTGGAGGGGTCGACGCAGTCCACCTCGCATCCGGCGAACGTACGAGCCACGGCAATCGCCTCGGTGCCAGTACCACACCCCACAACGAGTATCCGCCGAGGGTTTGTGCATGCAGCCCGAAGCATCGCGGGTATCACGGCATGAAGCACATCATACCCGGGCACAAGCGCACGAATCTGCCGCTCGTAACGTGTGGCGTCATCAAAGCTCTTGGGACGAGTCATCGTTTGCCTCCTATCTGTTCTGAAACGTCGCTGGAACGCCCTTCGTCCTACCACTAACACGCCGAACGTAACTTCGTCGGCCTTCCCCCCCCTCGTCCCCGAGGCCCAAAACACGAGCGCAGCCGATGTAAACGAGTTTCTGAAACCCAAAACACGTTCGCAGCCGATGCAAAAGCGACTTCTCGGCTCGGTACCGCGTTAACAGCCCATGCAAACGCTTTTTTAAGCTCGAAAACACGTTCGCAGCCGACGCACACGAGTTTTACGCAGCTCGGATCACGCTCGCAGCCCCTGCAATCATGTTTTAGCCCGGAAAATCCCCTTCGCAGCCCCTGCAAACATGTTTTAGCCCGGAAAATCCCCTTCGCATCACCTGCAATCATGTTTTAGCCCGGAAAATCCCCTTCGCATCGCCTGCAATCATGTTTTAGCCCGGAAAATCGCGACTACGCCGACGAGGTATGGAGTTGCTCCCAGAAAACCCTCGTCGTGGCGCCTTCAAACGCAAGCGGTCCTCGATCATACGGCCTGTCAACCGGCCTCACTGATTGCTCTAGCGTCCACTCAGCGCCTTAGAGATCCGGCCCCTACGGGACGCTATCAGCCCCTTCCAACGTCGCCTCCTCTGCCCCCCTTTACGCGGCCGCGATGCGAGGTTTTCCAGCCGCGGAACGCTCTCGGACACTGCTGCGCCGAGTTGCACGCCGTGCCGGTCGATGCAAGTATTCGCGCACAGTCCATCCACCGAGATATCTGCGCGGGAAGACTCTAGCGGGCAGGCCTGAAGGTTCGACCTGAGGCGACAAGCCCGAGCACACTCGAATTCCGCCCCTGGCGAGGACAGGAGTGCGCCGCGCGACACATGGGGAGAGCACGATGCAGCAACGATCGATTCTATTCGCACTGACGTTGACGATGGCAGTCGCCTGCTCCTCCGGCGATTCCCCTGCTCCTCCTATCAACACACCTGATACCTCCTTGCCGGACGACACCGGCGCGCAAGAGGACGCGGATAGTGGCCCCCCTATTGATGGCGGTAGCGACGGCGGCAACGATGCTGGCGATGACGCGGGCACCGACAGCGGTCCCGATGGTGACACAGACGGTGGTACCGACGGCGGCACAAATCCCCAGCCAGAACCTCTGGGCCCGCGCCCGACGCCCGGATTGATGAGCACACCGGCGCCAAGCCCCGAGTGTTCTACCGACGGTGCGCAGTACTATGTCGCCAACGCCCCCACCAACGGCGACGGCTCTCAGGCCAGCCCCTTCAACACCATCCAGGAAGCACTCAACCTGGCAATGCCCGGCGACACGGTCTGGGTGATGCCCGGCGAGTATGACGTCACGACCCGAACCCACACGGCTCGGGATGGTACGGCGGATGAGCGCATCTGCCTGAGAGCCTTCGACCCTGATGACCGCCCGGTCCTGACGCGCGCCGGCGAGTACGGCGGGGAGTTCTTCCTGATCAAGCATCAGTACTTCGTTCTGGACGGGTTTGTGCTGGATGGGAACTACGCCGCCGACGACTTTGCGGCCCGCTATGAGAACTCCGACACGCCGGGCGGCCCCCGAGAACGCGCCTTCCGAAGCATGATTGCCGTTACTCACTGGGGCACCTGCAACGGCTCGCCGGAGTCCCCCTCGTCCTCTGAGGTGTACTACGACTACAACGGCGACCACGCCATCATTCGAAATGTGTCGATGGGGCACAACCAGGTCGACTGCCTGCACATCGCCGCCGACGATGTGCTCGTTGAAAACTCCGAGATCCACCATTGCCTGCGCGGGACCTTTGATACCCAGGTCGACTCTCATTGCGTCGCTGTCACCCATGCCCGTGATGTGCGCTTGAATCACGTCGACATCCACCATTGCAGCGGCGACAGCCTCCAGGTGGACGCCGACATCTACAACAAATGCGGCACGCAGCAGTGGGATAACCTTCGCATCGAGAACACTCGCCTCTGGACCTCAGCCTTGCAGGGGCAACATGCCGGCTGGAACGATGGCGAAAACCCCGGCGAAAACGGCATCGACACCAAGACCTTCGAGACCCCGGAGCACCGCGTTTTGCGTCCGCGCGTCTCCCTGGTCAACGTCGAGGCCTTCGGGTGGGATAACAGCGGCTACATCTCAACGCGAGCTGTCTTCAACGTGAAGTACCGTGTGGACTGGACGATGGATGGCATCAACATCCACGGCAACCAGTACGCGTTCCGCATCCGCGGCGGATACAACAACGAGCCCCAGGGCTCGGCGACCCTTCATATGGCCAACGTGCTTGCCTACGACAACGACAACGTGGCGCGCATCGAGCGCTACGTGGAAGATCTGCACATCTACAACAGCACCTTCGCCAACAACGCCAATCTCTTTCAACACGCGGACTGTCCCGACGACCTCTGCTACGACACCGACACCTACGAGATGTTCAACAGCCTCTTCCTCGGCGATCTTGCGGTCGAAGGAGAAGGCAGCACGAGCAACGCAGGCGTCACCGCCGACTGCTTCGTCGATGCGGCGAATCACGACTACCAACTCGCCGCAGGATGTTCAGCGATCAATGCCGGTGTAGACGTCGCAGAAGTCGTGGAGGACATCGCCGGCAACCTGCGGCCGGCCGGCGCCTATGACATCGGAGCGTACGAGCATCAGGCGGACTAAACACGAGTCCCCCTTCGCGCGCTCCTGACGCGCGAAGGGGGACTCGCCGTGGCACCGTTGCCGCTTGAGCACGGGTCCACTGGACGGGCAAGCCAACCAGGGTGGAGCAGCCTTTTGTAACGCGCTCCCGTGGTTGAGGCCCACGTCGCGGAGGTCGCCATCACTGTGCAGTGTAGCCACCGTCGATGACTAACTCAGATCCCGTCATGTACCTCGATTCATCGCTGGCCAGGAAAAGCACGCCGTAGGCGATCTCGTCCGGCTCCCCCATCCTTCCCAGGGGAATCGCTCCCAGAATGCGATCCTGGAAGGCCTTTGCTTCGTCTTGTGGCATCTGGGCCACCGCTCCGGATACCATCGCCGTCAGAATGTAGCCGGGATGTACTGAATTCACGCGGATGGCGTACCCCTCTGCCGCACAGTGCAGCGCGGCGGACTTGGTAAAGATACGCACGCCTCCTTTACTGGCGTTGTACGCCGCTGCCCCCGGCTCCCCGATGATGCCCTCGATGGAGGAGATGTTGATGATCGAGCCCCCCTCGTGATCTTTCATGTACCCGATCGCCGCGCGAGTCCCGAGGAAGACACCGTCGAGGTTCACCGCCAGGGTCTTACGCCAGATGTCCATGGTGGTTGTTTCGACGTTGGCGGGAATGGCGATACCGGCGTTATTCACGACCACTTCAAGCCCGCCAAAACGATCCACGGTGGCGTCCACCGCCTCGGCCCACTCCTCTTCCGAGGTCACGTTGAGCGAGAGCGCCAGCGCCTGACCGCCGGCGCCTTTGATCTTCTCGGCCACCGCGCTGGCTCCGTCCATATTGATATCCGCGACGACCACCTGGGCGCCCTCGCTCGCCAACATCTCGCACTGCGCAGCCCCCAGGCCCGAACCTCCGCCGGTCACAAGGGCTCTCTTTCCGCTTACACGTCCCATATCGCTACTCCTGGTATCAGGAAACGCCTCGTCGCGCTTCATGTCGGTTCACTTAGACCTGACATCCCAGACGGGCCCGGCACATCGCGCGCCCGATGCCCCTGAGCCATGGAGTCACCTGTGCCCCGGGGCCTGGCCGATCCCACACCCACGGATGCGGGTGATGCCACCCCTGAAGTTCCGCCCTTTTTGTGGACACTCAAGCAACCCGGCCGCGCGGGCCACTGGCGCTACTTCGACACGCTGCGCTCCGGCGACCGGCCGTTAAACGAAGATTCTCCGCCCAAAGAGCCCGGCACGGCCAATCAGACAGCCCTTTTCCCCGTCGCCCCTTCGCTCCTACTTCCCTCAATCGTCATCGGGAGTAACACCGGAGCGCTCCAGACGTGCTAGCCCTTCTTTCATGGCCCGAATCGCCTCCGGATCGTGCCCCTCCCACGCCTCGACTTCACCCACCACGCGCAGGGGAGCTCGCGAACGAAAGGAATGGGTCGGATTGCCGCGAAAGCGCCTGTTCGTCAGGTTGGGGTCGTCTTCAAAGGGACCGGTGGGTTCCACGAGGTAGATGCGCGACCTGCTCTCACCGGCAGCGAGCTCCGCGCCCCAGATGGACGCATCGAGGGTTCGAGTGAAGTACACGAAGTTCGCCCGGCGAGGCGTCGCTCCGAAGTTGGCGGCGTGGCCGGGCTCAATCAGGTCACCGGCACATAAAGGTGCCCGCGTCCCATGGTAGTGATTCCACTCGACCACCTCGCTCAACACCGTGAGCGGCTCCCGGGTACGCCAGGACATCGCCGGATAAGGTGGCGCCGTGTAGCCGTCCAGCCGCGAGGAGTCTTCTATCGGCCCATTCACCGCCACCCGGTAGACGCGAGCGTTGTGGTCCCCCTCGGCAAGCTCTGCCGCCCAGATCGCGGCGTCGAGATTCGGGCTGAAGTACGCGAAGTCGCCGACAGGCAGGATCGTTTCCCCCGGCGCCACCGCGGCACGGGTGCCGTGATAGAGGAGCATCGCTCCAGGTGCAGACATCATTTCGGTCATGGCGCTCACCTTGTCCTGAGCCCGGAGCCACAGCACCGGACACGGGGTGTTGACACAAAAAACACGAGCCCCCGAGGCACAGGCTACACCGCCCGAGCACCGACGGCTCTCGTGATCGCGTGTTCTTGCCCCATGGGCCTTGTAAATAACGCCAGCAAGGCATGGGAGCCTCCCCCGTCTCATCGTACACCGTTTTATAGGCGGCGAGATGTGCGGGTTGAGAGGGCCCCGGAGAAAGAATGAGGCAGGCTACTGCACTCGGTGAGTGTCAGGCCTGTCTGTCGTCAGCGTTCCCCCGAGCTCCGAGGCACCGGCCACGGTCGGGCAGCGCCTCGGCAGGACGTCGACACGGGTCGTGCACATCGAAGAACGTCGTCAGCCCCATCGAGCCATTGCGCCGGAGTTGAGCCCGGATTCGGGCTCACGTAATATTTTCTCCTCACCCCCCAGCTTTTCTGTCCCTGCATCCCGAGGAGCGCATGACCTTTCCGCCATTCGTCTTCGTCTATCCGCCCGAGGGCAATCCCGAAATCCCGCGAGGCACTCGGCTTCTGTGGTACCCGAGCATCCGCGAACTCTCGTTTAGCCCCACGGGCACGACTGAGCACCTCGACGAGCTTATCGCGACCGGCCTGGTCGACGACGCCGAGTCGATTCGAATCTCCGACTTCGCAAAAAAAGCGGTCCGTCTTCCCGATTCGATCGCCCGACTCACGTCCCTGCGCAGCGTGCGCATCGAAACGAGTCAATTCGCGGATTGGCCAGGCGTCTATCGCATCCCGACACTTCGCACGCTCTTCGTTGATGAGAAGGTCGCCGAGCTCCCGGACGGGATTGGACAACTGAAAGCTCTCGAAGAGCTGACGATCAAAGGCAAAAAGATCGCGTCTCTCCCTGAAGACCTCGGCTCGCTACCGAACCTTCGCACTCTCGTTATCGTCAACGCCCCGATCACTCACCTCCCGGACCTATCAGGGCTCACCGCACTGCAGACCCTTCGACTCGTCTGGACCAAGAAGCTCAAGGTGCTTCCGGACGGACTCGACACGCTCGCTGCGCTTGAGCGCGTTGAGACGGACATGGTTCCGCTCACCGAGATTCCAGTCGGGCTGGCGCAGCATGCCAACCTTCGCGCGCTCGTGATTCGGGGAGGCAAGGTCAAAAAGCTTCCCGACGTGTCGTGGCCGCAGCTACGCGAACTCGAGAACTTCGGCCCCCTCAAAAAGCTCCCGAAGACCTTTGAAGCCCCGGCACTCGAGCACGTGGTGCTCGGAGACGCGCTCCCCGCCTTGCCGCCCTTGCCAGCGGACTCCCTCCAGTCGCTCGACGTAAACGCGCCTCTCACCTCGGTCGACCCTGCGCTTGCCAGCGTCAACCGCCTTCGCCTCACGTGTACGAAACAGGCGTACGCCGCGCTCTCCGATGACGAACGAGAGGCCTTTGGAGCACGACTTCGCGCCGCCTGGGCCTGAGCGTCTCTGCACCCCGGAGGTCCGTCCGCCATCGGAGCGGCGCTTCGGGGGCGAGTCGAGCGGGCGAGCGCCGACGTCAACCTGCACCGTGCTTCCCGTCAACTCAGGGTGTTCTGCAGCTGCGCTTCGATGATTGCCCAGCTGCCTCGCACCAGCGACTTTGCCGGGATAATCGCAAAGTCTGAGTGGCGTCGACGCCGTCGAAGGATCTGCGCCTCAAGCCATTCCAGGTCGAAGCCGGCCCACACTCCGGCAACGCTCATCAGGTTCGTGCGCAACACGGGGTGGACCTCGCGGTACAAAATCTCCTCGATCTGGCAGGCGTTGTAGCCGCTCTCGGCGAGGATAGCTGCGATTCGCGCATAGTCCCGCTCGACGAGTTCGGTGTCGAGGTAGAGCTCCGAGAGCACGTCCCACACCTTGCGGCGTCGTTCCAGATCGCCCGCTGGAGCCGGGGGCGCATCAGCGCGGCGCCGCCAGACGCCGGGGAGAAGCCCTATCACCAGCGGAACGCACACGGATGTCGCCACCAGTGTGCTCGTAAGAGCCTCCGGGGGGCGCTCTTTCACGAACCAGACGATCAGGGCGACAAGAGCGAGCCGTGCGGCCCATCCGACAAGGCATTTTCCCATCGTGGTGGTGGGCGAAGGTTCCATCTGGGTAGCTCCACATCGTCGGTGCGTGACACGTCGCGGCCTGCTGAAGCCGGTCGCTACAGCCCTCATCGATCGAGAAGACCTGGCTCGGCGAATGCAACGGCAGCCAAATCGGGAGCGGAGGATACTCCTACGCCACCTGGCCACTGCTCCTCACGCTACCTTCATCGCTGAGCTCAAAGTCACGCGCCACCAGAAAGTCGATCCATCGTTTCAGGCTCGTCTCGATGTCCGGCAATTTCACGCCGACTCGAGACGCAAGCGCGGTGACGGGCCGCGCGTCGTAGCGATCGCCGCTCACAAAGGTCAGCGCCTCCGGGTGCACCCCGGTGAGCGCCATCGGCAGGCAGCGCACGATCCCCACCGGCACCGAAA is a window from the Lujinxingia litoralis genome containing:
- a CDS encoding ribonucleotide-diphosphate reductase subunit beta gives rise to the protein MTTQRPRHLLDPGFCLTLRPMNYPAFYEMYRDAIKNTWTVEEVDFSTDVNDLRDKLTPAEKHLVQRLVAFFATGDSIVANNLVLNLYQHINAPEARMYLSRQLYEEALHVQFYLTLLDTYVPDPADRHAAFAAIENIPSIRTKAEFCMRWIDSIDELDRLETRAHRRQFLLNLICFAACIEGLFFFGAFAYVYYLRSRGLLHGLAAGTSWVFRDESAHMAFAFEVVQTVRREEPELFDASLTDDVHTMLREAVACETQFAEDLLGSGVAGLTVADIRAYLEHCADQRLHTLGMPALYGTKNPLAFMELQDVQEVTNFFERRVSAYQVAVGGEVSFDETF
- a CDS encoding class I SAM-dependent methyltransferase translates to MTRPKSFDDATRYERQIRALVPGYDVLHAVIPAMLRAACTNPRRILVVGCGTGTEAIAVARTFAGCEVDCVDPSSEMIEHAATAIRKAGLESRVRVNACELNRFVVEQPYDAVVSTLVGHLIPDDGARASFLCDIAGAMAHGASALVTEIECSTHEGSLLVDAHLKCSSASGVSADRLELLKARLTHGFHMLERSRFEELAGAAHMQVHEEFFRCFNVVGRRLVRSQRVEA
- a CDS encoding choice-of-anchor Q domain-containing protein → MQQRSILFALTLTMAVACSSGDSPAPPINTPDTSLPDDTGAQEDADSGPPIDGGSDGGNDAGDDAGTDSGPDGDTDGGTDGGTNPQPEPLGPRPTPGLMSTPAPSPECSTDGAQYYVANAPTNGDGSQASPFNTIQEALNLAMPGDTVWVMPGEYDVTTRTHTARDGTADERICLRAFDPDDRPVLTRAGEYGGEFFLIKHQYFVLDGFVLDGNYAADDFAARYENSDTPGGPRERAFRSMIAVTHWGTCNGSPESPSSSEVYYDYNGDHAIIRNVSMGHNQVDCLHIAADDVLVENSEIHHCLRGTFDTQVDSHCVAVTHARDVRLNHVDIHHCSGDSLQVDADIYNKCGTQQWDNLRIENTRLWTSALQGQHAGWNDGENPGENGIDTKTFETPEHRVLRPRVSLVNVEAFGWDNSGYISTRAVFNVKYRVDWTMDGINIHGNQYAFRIRGGYNNEPQGSATLHMANVLAYDNDNVARIERYVEDLHIYNSTFANNANLFQHADCPDDLCYDTDTYEMFNSLFLGDLAVEGEGSTSNAGVTADCFVDAANHDYQLAAGCSAINAGVDVAEVVEDIAGNLRPAGAYDIGAYEHQAD
- a CDS encoding glucose 1-dehydrogenase, whose translation is MGRVSGKRALVTGGGSGLGAAQCEMLASEGAQVVVADINMDGASAVAEKIKGAGGQALALSLNVTSEEEWAEAVDATVDRFGGLEVVVNNAGIAIPANVETTTMDIWRKTLAVNLDGVFLGTRAAIGYMKDHEGGSIINISSIEGIIGEPGAAAYNASKGGVRIFTKSAALHCAAEGYAIRVNSVHPGYILTAMVSGAVAQMPQDEAKAFQDRILGAIPLGRMGEPDEIAYGVLFLASDESRYMTGSELVIDGGYTAQ
- the arr gene encoding NAD(+)--rifampin ADP-ribosyltransferase; the protein is MRRGRLPCLAGVIYKAHGARTRDHESRRCSGGVACASGARVFCVNTPCPVLWLRAQDKVSAMTEMMSAPGAMLLYHGTRAAVAPGETILPVGDFAYFSPNLDAAIWAAELAEGDHNARVYRVAVNGPIEDSSRLDGYTAPPYPAMSWRTREPLTVLSEVVEWNHYHGTRAPLCAGDLIEPGHAANFGATPRRANFVYFTRTLDASIWGAELAAGESRSRIYLVEPTGPFEDDPNLTNRRFRGNPTHSFRSRAPLRVVGEVEAWEGHDPEAIRAMKEGLARLERSGVTPDDD
- a CDS encoding leucine-rich repeat domain-containing protein, with product MTFPPFVFVYPPEGNPEIPRGTRLLWYPSIRELSFSPTGTTEHLDELIATGLVDDAESIRISDFAKKAVRLPDSIARLTSLRSVRIETSQFADWPGVYRIPTLRTLFVDEKVAELPDGIGQLKALEELTIKGKKIASLPEDLGSLPNLRTLVIVNAPITHLPDLSGLTALQTLRLVWTKKLKVLPDGLDTLAALERVETDMVPLTEIPVGLAQHANLRALVIRGGKVKKLPDVSWPQLRELENFGPLKKLPKTFEAPALEHVVLGDALPALPPLPADSLQSLDVNAPLTSVDPALASVNRLRLTCTKQAYAALSDDEREAFGARLRAAWA
- a CDS encoding DUF7079 family protein — translated: MATSVCVPLVIGLLPGVWRRRADAPPAPAGDLERRRKVWDVLSELYLDTELVERDYARIAAILAESGYNACQIEEILYREVHPVLRTNLMSVAGVWAGFDLEWLEAQILRRRRRHSDFAIIPAKSLVRGSWAIIEAQLQNTLS